The DNA sequence TGTAGTGGGAGTGGCGATTATTCAGACCGTCCGGACAGGCAAAGCCGGAGGAATGGGGCTGACTCTGTTTGAGGCGGCAGGGCTGATTGCAGCAGCGGTGGGCGCCAACAGTCTGGCGGGTAATCTTGCTCAGGCAATCGGTGTGCAGCCGGTGGTGATGCTGATTGTGCTTTTTCTCATTTTTGCGGTTCTGGCTTTTATCTTCGCCCACTGGCTTTTCGGTGTGACCGGCTGGTCGTTCGAGTCGCTGGACGGGCTGCTGGGATTTTTCTGGGGGGTGGCTGCGGGCTGGGTGATCGCCCATATGGTACTGCGGATTGTCATCATGTCGCAGGGTGAGAACGGAGCGGTTGCCGAAGTAATGGCAAATGCCCCGATCGCCCGTGAGGTTTATTCCTTCCGGACCTGGAATGCGCTGATGGCGCTGCTGTTTAAAGCCAGACTGGGACCGGAGTTCAATCCGGATGTAAATTAGTGATGATCCAGGTTTATACGGGCGAGGGTAAGGGGAAGACGACTGCGGCGTTCGGGCTGGCAATGCGCGCCCTTGGTCATGGCTGGCGGGTGCTGGTGGTGCAGTTTATGAAGGGGGATGATCAGTATGGTGAGGTCAGGACCGCGAAGCGATTAGCCAATCTGGAGGTGCGACAGTTCGGACTTAAGACTTTTGTTCAGCGGGGTAATCCGGGTGCGGATGATGTCCGTCTTGCCCAAGATGGTCTTGAGTTCGCACGGAAGGCGATTCAGTCTGGAAACTACCAGCTGGTGATCTTGGATGAGCTCAATTGTGCGGTGGATTACGGGCTGGTGCCGTTGAGCGAGGTGATCAGGCTGGTTCAGGAGTGTCCAGCCGGAGTAGAACTGGTGATTACCGGCAGGAATGCGCAGCCGGAGTTGATCAAACTGGCAGATCTGGTGAGTGAGGTCAGGGAGATCAAGCACCCGTATCAGAAGGGTATTGTCAATCGTGTTGGAATCGACCGTTGAGGAGTTACTGGAGCGATTCGCCCAGGGCGACCGGCGTGCCTGCGGTCAGGTGATTTCTCTGGTGGAGAATGAGTCTGCCCGGGCAAAGCTGATTCTGAATAAACTCTATCCGCAGATGGGCAGGGCGTATCGGGTGGGAGTAACCGGTCCGCCCGGAGCCGGAAAGAGCACACTGGTGGAGAAGCTTGCCAGGCAGTTGCGGGAGTATAATTACCGGGTGGGAATTGTGGCCGTTGATCCGAGTTCCCCATTTTCCGGCGGTGCGGTTCTGGGGGACCGGGTGCGGATGGCGGCACTTTTTACGGATCCCGGAGTGTATATCCGTTCAATGGCAACCCGTGGCAGTCTGGGCGGACTGGCAAGACGCACGCGGGAGGTTTGCGATATTCTGGATGCCTTTGGCAGTGATTACATTCTCATTGAGACCGTGGGGGTAGGCCAGATGGAGCTGGATATTGCGGAAGCAGCTGATTCTACGGTGGTGGTGCTGGTGCCCGAATCCGGGGATTCAATTCAGGCGCTGAAGGCAGGATTGATGGAGATCGGAGAGATTTTCTGCGTCAACAAGTGTGATCGGGACGGGGCGGACCGGATGGTGCTGGAGATTCAGACGATGCTGGAGCTGCGACCGAAAAATGATTCCTGGATACCGCCGGTGGTGAAGACCGCTGCAATTTCGGGTCTTGGGATTGAGGAACTTTATGAAAGAATTTCTGCTCACCGCCGGTATCTGGAAACCAGCAGTATCCTTGAGGAGCGCCGGCGCCGGGCGGTCAGAGCGGAGATCGAACGCCGGCTCAGCGAGAAGCTGCAGAGCTGGCTCTGGCGCCGGGACGGTTTTAAGGAGCGGGTGGAGGAGCTGGTTGAGGCGGTTATGAGCCGCCGGATTTCGCCCTACGAGGCGGTGGACCTGCTGTTTAAGGAAAGGGGGTTTGATGAATGAACTGGAGCGGATTCAGAAGGAACGGGAAAGGTGGGAAGGATGTGTGAGCAAGGGTGACCCGGAGCGGTTTGTAACCGTTTCCGGTCTGCCCGTGGATATCATTTATACACCAGCTGACCTGCCAGGGTTTGATTATCTGCGGGATCTGGGTTTTCCCGGTGAGTATCCGTTTACCCGTGGTATCCGGCACAACATGTACCGTGGTCGGCTCTGGACGATGCGTCAGTTTTCCGGGTTCGGCACTGCCCGGGACACCAATGCCCGCTACAAGTTTCTGCTTGCCCATGGTGAGACCGGGCTTTCAGTGGCGTTTGATTTTCCCACACTTTACGGCCGTGATTCGGATGATCCGATGGCGCGGGGTGAAGTGGGAAAATGCGGGGTGGCGATATCTTCGCTTGAGGATATGGAGACGCTGTTTGATGGTATTCCGCTAAGCGAGGTGTCGACATCAATGACGATCAATGGTCCGGCAGCGGTGCTGTGGGCGTTCTATATCGTTACTGCCGAAAAACAGGGGGTATCAAGCGAGAAACTGCGGGGGACGATTCAGAATGACATTTTAAAGGAGTATATCGCCCAGAAGTCCTGGCTGTTTCCGCCCGAACCGTCGATGCGGATTATTACCGATATCATGGCATTCGGTGCGCGACATGTGCCGAAATGGAACACAATTTCCATCTCCGGATATCACATCCGGGAGGCCGGTTCCACTGCAGCGCAGGAGCTGGCGTTCACCCTGAAGGACGGAATGACCTATGTTGAGGCGGGGATCAGGGCAGGACTGGATGTCGACGAGTTTGCCCCCCGGTTATCATTTTTCTTTAATTCCCATCTGGATTTTTTTGAGGAGATTGCCAAGTTCCGGGCGGCAAGGCGAATCTGGGCCCGGGAGATGCGGGAAACATTCAAGGCAAAAAAACCTGAGTCCTGGCTCTTGCGTTTTCATACTCAGACCGCGGGCTGTACCCTGACCGCTCAGCAGCCGGAGAATAATATCGTCAGGACCGCATTTCAGGCGCTGGCGGCAGTACTGGGCGGAACTCAGAGTCTGCATACCAATTCGATGGATGAGACCTGGGCGTTGCCGACTGAAAAGGCGGTGCTGATTGCACTCCGCACCCAGCAGCTGATTGCGGAGGAGACAGGAGTAATCAATGTTATTGACCCCCTGGGAGGTTCCTATTATGTAGAGGCGCTGACCAATCGGCTGGAAGAGCAGGCATACGAATATTTTGCGAAGATCGACGCCCTGGGCGGTATGATCAAGGCAATTGAGCAAGGTTATCCGCAGCGTGAGATCGCTGAGGCGGCTTATCGTTATCAGAAGGCGGTTGACGAAGGGAGGAGAACTGTTGTCGGGGTGAACAAGTATGTGCTGGAAGGCGAGAGGCTGGAAATTCCGATACTGAAGATTGATCCGCAGGTGGAGGTGGAGCAGTGTGAAAGACTGCGGCGGTTGCGACAGCGCCGGGACGATGCGAAGGTGCGTCGCACCCTTGATGATCTGAAAGCCGCCTGTGCGGGCCGGGATAATGTAATGTATCCGATTCTGGAGGCGGTTCGCGCCTATGCCACACTCGGGGAAATCTGCGGAGCAATGAAGGAGGTCTTCGGCACCTATGCCGAGCCACCGATGTTTTAGGAGGTGAAGATGAAGAAACTGAGAATTCTCATTGCCAAGCCCGGGCTGGATGGCCATGACCGGGGCGCAAAAGTGGTTGCCCGGGCGCTGCGGGATGCCGGGTTCGAGGTGATCTACACCGGATTGCACCAGACACCGGAGATGATTGTGGAGACGGCAATTCAGGAGGATGTGGATGCGGTCGGCCTCTCAATTCTCTCCGGCGCGCATATGACGCTGATTCCGGAGGTGATGCGGTTGCTGAAGGAAAGGGGTGCGGGCGATATCCTCGTTTTCGGTGGCGGCATAATTCCCAAGGAGGATATGGAGGAACTCTACCGGATGGGCTGTGGCCGACTGTTCGGTCCCGGAACACCGACTCAGGAGATCGTTGATTATCTGAAGGAGAAATTTCCGGACCGGGTCTAGCCAGCTGTGCTTGACAACAGTCAATCGAAGATTATTTTATAACCCTTGGACGAAATCCGTCTGCGCTACGGGACCAATCCTCATCAGAAGAATGCCCGGGTTTATGTGGCAGAGGGCAAACTGCCGATCGAGGTGCTTAATGGTATGCCCGGATATATCAACTTGGTGGATGCATTGAACTCCTGGCAGCTGGTGAAGGAGTTGCGCGCGCTTGCGGGGATGCCGGCGGCTGCCAGCTTCAAACACACCAGTCCGGCGGGAGCGGCGATCGGCCGGGAGCTGGATGATAAGCTGAAAAAGTCACTGTTTGTGCCCGAAGGCGAGCTTTCGCCCCTTGCCTGTGCCTATGCCCGGGCCCGTGGGGCCGACCGGATGGCAACCTTCGGAGACTGGGCGGCATTTTCTGATCCGGTTGACGAAGCCACGGCGCTTCTTTTGTCCCGGGAGATTTCTGACGGCTGCATTGCTCCGGAATATGAGCCCGCGGCGCTGGAAATTCTTAAAAACAAGAAGAATGGCACCTATCCGGTTCTCCGGATCGACCCGGAATGGACCCCGCCTCCGGTAGAGGTCCGACAGCTGTTCGGTCTGTTTCTCGAGCAGGAGCGAAATGACGCCCGGATTGACCACAAGCTGCTGGAGAATGTGGTTACGGTTAAGAAGGTGATTCCTGACAGTGTAAAGCTGGATCTCCTGCTTGCCTATCTGACATTGAAATACACCCAGTCCAATTCGGTCTGTCTGGCGTATGACGGACAGGTGATCGGAGTGGGGGCAGGGCAGCAGTCCCGGATTCACTGCACCAGGCTTGCCTGCGCAAAGGCAGACAAGTGGTTTCTGCGTCTGCATCCGAAGGTCCTGGGGTTGAAGTTCAAAAAGGGTATCAGCCGGGGGGAGAAGGCAACCGCAATTGATATTTTTCTGGAGGAGAACGCTACACCTGAGGAGGTACACACCTGGTCCAGACTGTTTGCTGATTCGCCTGCGCCGCTGACGCGGGAGGAACGCTGGCAGTGGATTGCTCAGTTTAACGGTATCTGTCTGGCTTCCGACGGGTTTATTCCTTTCCGGGACAATCTTGACCGTGCAGCCCGGAGTAATGTTCAGTTTGTGATTCAGCCCGGCGGTTCAACCCGGGATGAGGGGATTATCCGTGCTGCCGATGAATATGGCATGGTGATGGTGTTTACCGGACTGCGGTTGTTTTATCATTAAAAAGAAAGCGGGGCGACTTTCAATCGCCCCGCCTGTTTTTCTGATTATTAATCAGTGACGATCAGCTTTCCGTTGAACTCAGTCCCGTTAACCTTAAGCCGGTAGAGGTAGATGCCGCGGTGGAGCCGGCTGCTGACATTAATTCTGCTGTCGCCCGCTATTGTGCCATTTTGAGTATGGGATATCCGGCCGTCAACAGTGTAGATGTAAAGCTGATACTGGGCTCCGGAACTGGCGGTGACGGTAAAAACGGGCCGGCCTGAAGCCGGATTGGTAAGGGGTCTTACCTGTGCCGGCATGCACTCAGCCGGTTTTCCTTCACCGACGCCGACGAGGTCTAGAATCGCAATCTCTGCTCCCTGGTAGGCAGGATAGGAGGAGTCGGATGGTACCATAGTAGTACTCTGGGCATAAACCACAATTTTGCAGCGTTGTTCATTCCAGGTACTGGCGATCGTAAAGGGTTGAATTACTGAATCAATACCCCCAGCAGGGACGGTAATTACCGTACCATACTGATTAGGAATGTAATCGCGGCAGACATGATTGTGCCACTGGTCACCGTTGGGCGCGGAGTAGTAAATTGAGTCTTCAGTCACTACAACCGAAACACGCATTGTCAGGTCATCGGTCGAATCGTTCTGAATCAGCGTTTTGATTGTGCCCTCGCGGGTGGTCTGGTTGTAATTACCGGTCAGGCTAATCTGGACCGGAGTCGGCACGCCGATCTGCGCCGCAACATAGCTTGCCCAGAGGTTATAGTTGTAACCGCGCTGCCGGCCGTCAACCCAGAGCCAAGGGGTCGCATAGGAACCGCTGTAGGGCCCGGGGTACATGTACCATTTGCCCCGCGCTTCGGCAGAGTAAAGCGGATATGAGGATGATACATGCCATTCGACGGCAACAACATAACCGGCATAATCGTAGGTGATCTGGTCAACTGCCCGACTGGCAGGTGCGCAGCTGGCTCAACCTTCAGAATAGGCTTCTTCCAGGACGACGATTCGCTGGTAGCCCACTGTAATAGTTGCAGTGAGCACCAGGGAAAGGACGATCAGTTGCTTGAGCACGATTGCCTCCTTTTGTTTATTATAGTTATCGAGCCCAGTGTGTCAATCCTGATTTCTGATTCCCAGCGCCTGCAGCAGAACATCCTTACCGGCATTCAAACGCCACAGTGCCAGATTGGTCAGTTCTCGAATTGTATGCCGCACCGGCTTGCTGCCCGGTTCCCGGACCTTAAGCAGTAGTGGCAGGCAGGCGAACCGGGCGATGCCGGCAGCAAGGAACATGACGTCGTAATTATAAAAATCGATGCCAAGGATTTTCAGATGAAAGCTGGAGATCAGCTGGGCGATGGTACCGGCAATCAGGGAGGCAATAAAGGCACCGAGACCGGTGACGACACTGTAGATCGCAAAGTAGCTTTCCTTGCGGGCAGGGTTATCGGCAAGGTCAAGCAGCAGGTTCCATAGTCCGAGACTGGCTCCGGTCCAGACCGCGCCGTTGAGGACGCCATCAATCCAGATTGGCAGGCGGAAGCGGGGGGTGGCGAAGAGCCAGAGAAAAGGCATTATTCCCACGAGGGCAAAGTTGAGGACTGTAACTGGTCGGGAGCCGAATCGGTCGATTGCGCGGCCCCAGAACAGTTGGAACAGGACGCCGATTACTC is a window from the candidate division WOR-3 bacterium genome containing:
- the cobO gene encoding cob(I)yrinic acid a,c-diamide adenosyltransferase, with amino-acid sequence MIQVYTGEGKGKTTAAFGLAMRALGHGWRVLVVQFMKGDDQYGEVRTAKRLANLEVRQFGLKTFVQRGNPGADDVRLAQDGLEFARKAIQSGNYQLVILDELNCAVDYGLVPLSEVIRLVQECPAGVELVITGRNAQPELIKLADLVSEVREIKHPYQKGIVNRVGIDR
- the meaB gene encoding methylmalonyl Co-A mutase-associated GTPase MeaB, which gives rise to MLESTVEELLERFAQGDRRACGQVISLVENESARAKLILNKLYPQMGRAYRVGVTGPPGAGKSTLVEKLARQLREYNYRVGIVAVDPSSPFSGGAVLGDRVRMAALFTDPGVYIRSMATRGSLGGLARRTREVCDILDAFGSDYILIETVGVGQMELDIAEAADSTVVVLVPESGDSIQALKAGLMEIGEIFCVNKCDRDGADRMVLEIQTMLELRPKNDSWIPPVVKTAAISGLGIEELYERISAHRRYLETSSILEERRRRAVRAEIERRLSEKLQSWLWRRDGFKERVEELVEAVMSRRISPYEAVDLLFKERGFDE
- a CDS encoding methylmalonyl-CoA mutase family protein is translated as MNELERIQKERERWEGCVSKGDPERFVTVSGLPVDIIYTPADLPGFDYLRDLGFPGEYPFTRGIRHNMYRGRLWTMRQFSGFGTARDTNARYKFLLAHGETGLSVAFDFPTLYGRDSDDPMARGEVGKCGVAISSLEDMETLFDGIPLSEVSTSMTINGPAAVLWAFYIVTAEKQGVSSEKLRGTIQNDILKEYIAQKSWLFPPEPSMRIITDIMAFGARHVPKWNTISISGYHIREAGSTAAQELAFTLKDGMTYVEAGIRAGLDVDEFAPRLSFFFNSHLDFFEEIAKFRAARRIWAREMRETFKAKKPESWLLRFHTQTAGCTLTAQQPENNIVRTAFQALAAVLGGTQSLHTNSMDETWALPTEKAVLIALRTQQLIAEETGVINVIDPLGGSYYVEALTNRLEEQAYEYFAKIDALGGMIKAIEQGYPQREIAEAAYRYQKAVDEGRRTVVGVNKYVLEGERLEIPILKIDPQVEVEQCERLRRLRQRRDDAKVRRTLDDLKAACAGRDNVMYPILEAVRAYATLGEICGAMKEVFGTYAEPPMF
- a CDS encoding cobalamin B12-binding domain-containing protein encodes the protein MKKLRILIAKPGLDGHDRGAKVVARALRDAGFEVIYTGLHQTPEMIVETAIQEDVDAVGLSILSGAHMTLIPEVMRLLKERGAGDILVFGGGIIPKEDMEELYRMGCGRLFGPGTPTQEIVDYLKEKFPDRV
- a CDS encoding phosphoribosylaminoimidazolecarboxamide formyltransferase, whose translation is MDEIRLRYGTNPHQKNARVYVAEGKLPIEVLNGMPGYINLVDALNSWQLVKELRALAGMPAAASFKHTSPAGAAIGRELDDKLKKSLFVPEGELSPLACAYARARGADRMATFGDWAAFSDPVDEATALLLSREISDGCIAPEYEPAALEILKNKKNGTYPVLRIDPEWTPPPVEVRQLFGLFLEQERNDARIDHKLLENVVTVKKVIPDSVKLDLLLAYLTLKYTQSNSVCLAYDGQVIGVGAGQQSRIHCTRLACAKADKWFLRLHPKVLGLKFKKGISRGEKATAIDIFLEENATPEEVHTWSRLFADSPAPLTREERWQWIAQFNGICLASDGFIPFRDNLDRAARSNVQFVIQPGGSTRDEGIIRAADEYGMVMVFTGLRLFYH
- a CDS encoding Omp28-related outer membrane protein: MYPGPYSGSYATPWLWVDGRQRGYNYNLWASYVAAQIGVPTPVQISLTGNYNQTTREGTIKTLIQNDSTDDLTMRVSVVVTEDSIYYSAPNGDQWHNHVCRDYIPNQYGTVITVPAGGIDSVIQPFTIASTWNEQRCKIVVYAQSTTMVPSDSSYPAYQGAEIAILDLVGVGEGKPAECMPAQVRPLTNPASGRPVFTVTASSGAQYQLYIYTVDGRISHTQNGTIAGDSRINVSSRLHRGIYLYRLKVNGTEFNGKLIVTD